The proteins below come from a single Mytilus edulis chromosome 5, xbMytEdul2.2, whole genome shotgun sequence genomic window:
- the LOC139523489 gene encoding uncharacterized protein produces the protein MEHMILICLVCVAMATASGHFKYYKMEKTEKVEVREFEMDSNPFSLFGKRKSLQQRGNLTNCGDKKNKFSIQWEPKILNTQGVATVYWDLVAPCDMDSGNAHIDVYLPEIPDSPIFSLDQKGTCGDIKKTVPNLTCPIKKDAEIKGQLTASDLTRLPTGNYTIEVKITNDKNELFACGRASVELTP, from the exons ATGGAACACATGATTTTGATATGTTTGGTATGTGTTGCTATGGCGACCGCATCCGGacatttcaaatattataaaatgGAAAAGACAGAAAAGGTAGAGGTTCGAGAATTTGAAATGGACAGTAATCCATTCTCATTATTTGGGAAGAGGAAGTCCCTCCAACAAAGAGGAAATCTAACAAACTGTG GtgataaaaagaacaaattttcTATCCAGTGGGAACCAAAAATTTTAAATACACAAGGTGTCGCCACTGTGTACTGGGATCTTGTAGCTC CATGTGATATGGACAGCGGAAATGCACATATTGATGTGTACCTCCCTGAAATTCCGGACAGCCCAATATTTTCCCTAGACCAGAAAGGTACATGCGGGGACATAAAAAAGACAGTACCTAATTTAACATGTCCCATAAAGAAGGATG CCGAGATAAAGGGTCAGTTGACTGCCAGTGATTTGACAAGATTGCCAACC gGAAATTACACGATAGAGGTCAAGATAACGAACGACAAAAACGAACTGTTTGCTTGCGGACGAGCCAGTGTGGAACTTACCCCTTGA